Proteins co-encoded in one Zootoca vivipara chromosome 3, rZooViv1.1, whole genome shotgun sequence genomic window:
- the KTI12 gene encoding protein KTI12 homolog translates to MPLVVLCGLPGSGKTRRAEELKAALCAEEASERRVFVVAEADLDAGGGDCVARAALRAEAERLLSRRDVVLVDSGAELKSFRYELYCLSKHAGTPHCVLLCPGGAARPDRPPLEPPDSRHRWDWPLFVAPDDPAEPLPWPEIRAALFERRPPPPNQSTRSQPLQAAGFLHRLDRLTQDVLAALMAAQRNGAQPGQFLPLVVDGLSQAGGGEPPGLLLTRPVSLAELSRLRRQFLSYAKMHPGEGEGDLPQLGGMFLQYLGRNLQ, encoded by the coding sequence ATGCCGCTGGTCGTGCTCTGCGGGCTACCGGGGAGCGGCAAGACCCGGCGCGCCGAAGAGCTAAAGGCGGCGCTGTGCGCCGAGGAGGCCTCAGAGCGGCGGGTCTTCGTGGTGGCCGAGGCCGACTTGGACGCCGGCGGCGGAGACTGCGTCGCCCGGGCTGCTCTGAGGGCGGAGGCCGAGCGCCTGCTGAGCCGCCGCGACGTGGTTCTGGTGGACTCGGGCGCCGAGCTGAAGAGCTTCCGCTACGAGCTCTACTGCCTCAGCAAGCACGCGGGGACGCCGCACTGCGTGCTCCTGTGCCCGGGAGGCGCCGCCCGCCCGGACCGGCCTCCTTTGGAGCCGCCCGACTCGCGCCACCGCTGGGACTGGCCGCTCTTCGTGGCGCCCGACGACCCTGCCGAGCCGCTGCCTTGGCCCGAGATCCGCGCCGCCCTCTTCGAGCGCCGTCCGCCGCCGCCTAACCAGTCCACGCGCTCGCAGCCCCTGCAGGCCGCCGGCTTCCTGCACCGCCTCGACCGCCTCACGCAGGACGTGCTGGCCGCCCTCATGGCCGCCCAGAGGAACGGAGCCCAGCCGGGCCAGTTCTTGCCTCTCGTGGTGGACGGGCTGTCGCAGGCAGGCGGAGGGGAGCCTCCGGGGCTGCTGCTGACCCGGCCCGTCAGCCTGGCGGAGCTGAGCCGGCTCCGGAGGCAGTTCCTCAGCTACGCCAAGATGCACCCGGGAGAAGGCGAGGGCGACCTGCCGCAGCTTGGAGGCATGTTCCTGCAGTACCTGGGACGCAACCTCCAGTGA
- the ANGEL2 gene encoding protein angel homolog 2 isoform X1 has protein sequence MSLYPMLSHRVQRLGRDWVCQWNVAQRLFRDGQAFQHMKRIASCFGACYSPLNPWDCPGSCRLPLLWSTQLPSLVQNSSIHLCPATMKAEGDEPCVKRRRHSGDQDICHSPNEKLCTSPSDETSWSPPQPQCKEGSTPKPRAGVVKRHWEYFCQQSKKMKVLEEDKLINQDRQDTLEKFDFTIMSYNILSQDLLEDNSHLYRHCQRHVLAWNYRFPNILADIKRLDADVLCLQEVQEDHYRIEIKPSLEALGYHCEYKMRTGRKPDGCTICFKASKFHLLSSNPVEFFRRNIPLLDRDNVGLVVLLQPLFSCKAPSAAICVANTHLLYNPRRGDIKLTQLAMLLAEITSVAMQEDGHFCPLIICGDFNSVPHSPLYNFLREGKLNYEGLAIGKVSGQEQSPRGNRILTIPIWPQSLGISQDCMYEEQQKQLEKERERKETKEASLENPEEVMTVAKRSPTYLHHSFPLSSAYTHYLPGSGTPEVTTCHSRSAVTVDYIFYSAAKENRAAEPGAEHAFDGRLNLLGRLSLVTEKDLWAVNGLPNETISSDHLPLLAKFRLEE, from the exons ATGTcctt ATATCCCATGCTGTCCCATCGTGTACAGAGGCTTGGCAGAGATTGGGTTTGCCAATGGAATGTTGCTCAGAGACTTTTCCGGGATGGTCAAGCTTTCCAGCATATGAAGAGAATCGCATCCTGTTTTGGGGCTTGTTACTCACCCTTGAACCCTTGGGATTGCCCAGGGAGCTGTAGGCTTCCTCTGCTCTGGAGCACGCAGCTTCCTAGCCTCGTACAAAACTCTTCCATCCATCTCTGTCCTGCTACAATGAAAGCTGAGGGAGATGAGCCATGTGTAAAGCGAAGAAGACATAGTGGGGATCAGGACATTTGTCACAGCCCTAATGAAAAACTGTGTACCTCACCTTCAGATGAAACATCCTGGTCTCCGCCTCAACCTCAGTGTAAAGAAGGAAGCACTCCAAAACCAAGAG CAGGTGTGGTCAAGAGACACTGGGAATATTTTTGCCAGCAAAGTAAAAAGATGAAGGTCCTTGAAGAGGATAAGCTGATCAACCAGGATCGTCAAGACACACTGGAGAAGTTTGATTTCACCATAATGTCATACAACATCCTTTCCCAAGACTTGTTAGAAGACAACTCTCACCTGTATAGGCACTGCCAACGGCATGTGCTAGCCTGGAACTATCGTTTTCCCAACATTCTCGCAGACATCAAACGGCTGGATGCAGAT GTACTTTGTTTGCAAGAGGTACAGGAAGACCACTACAGAATAGAGATCAAGCCAAGTTTGGAAGCCTTAG GCTATCATTGTGAGTACAAGATGAGGACAGGAAGGAAGCCAGATGGCTGCACCATTTGCTTCAAGGCCTCCAAGTTCCATCTCCTCTCTTCGAATCCAGTGGAATTTTTTCGGCGCAACATCCCCCTCTTGGACAGAGATAACGTGGGCCTGGTGGTTCTCTTGCAGCCTCTTTTTTCCTGCAAGGCCCCCTCGGCCGCCATCTGCGTGGCCAACACACACCTGCTGTATAACCCGAGGCGGGGGGACATTAAGCTCACCCAGCTTGCCATGCTGCTGGCGGAAATTACCAGCGTGGCTATGCAGGAAGATGGGCATTTCTGCCCCCTCATCATCTGCGGGGACTTTAATTCCGTCCCTCACTCTCCCCTGTACAATTTCTTAAGGGAAGGCAAGCTGAATTACGAAGGACTGGCGATAGGGAAA GTGTCTGGCCAGGAACAGTCCCCACGGGGCAATAGGATACTCACTATCCCCATTTGGCCTCAAAGCCTCGGCATTTCTCAGGACTGTATGTATGAGGAGCAACAGAAGCagctagaaaaagagagag agaGAAAAGAGACTAAAGAAGCAAGCTTGGAAAATCCAGAAGAGGTCATGACAGTAGCAAAACG GTCTCCCACATATTTGCACCACAGTTTTCCCTTGTCTTCGGCCTACACTCATTATCTGCCAGGCAGCGGAACCCCAGAAGTCACCACTTGCCACTCCAGGAGTGCAGTCACTGTGGATTACATCTTCTATTCTGCGGCAAAGGAGAACAGAGCTGCAGAACCAG
- the ANGEL2 gene encoding protein angel homolog 2 isoform X2 gives MSLYPMLSHRVQRLGRDWVCQWNVAQRLFRDGQAFQHMKRIASCFGACYSPLNPWDCPGSCRLPLLWSTQLPSLVQNSSIHLCPATMKAEGDEPCVKRRRHSGDQDICHSPNEKLCTSPSDETSWSPPQPQCKEGSTPKPRGVVKRHWEYFCQQSKKMKVLEEDKLINQDRQDTLEKFDFTIMSYNILSQDLLEDNSHLYRHCQRHVLAWNYRFPNILADIKRLDADVLCLQEVQEDHYRIEIKPSLEALGYHCEYKMRTGRKPDGCTICFKASKFHLLSSNPVEFFRRNIPLLDRDNVGLVVLLQPLFSCKAPSAAICVANTHLLYNPRRGDIKLTQLAMLLAEITSVAMQEDGHFCPLIICGDFNSVPHSPLYNFLREGKLNYEGLAIGKVSGQEQSPRGNRILTIPIWPQSLGISQDCMYEEQQKQLEKERERKETKEASLENPEEVMTVAKRSPTYLHHSFPLSSAYTHYLPGSGTPEVTTCHSRSAVTVDYIFYSAAKENRAAEPGAEHAFDGRLNLLGRLSLVTEKDLWAVNGLPNETISSDHLPLLAKFRLEE, from the exons ATGTcctt ATATCCCATGCTGTCCCATCGTGTACAGAGGCTTGGCAGAGATTGGGTTTGCCAATGGAATGTTGCTCAGAGACTTTTCCGGGATGGTCAAGCTTTCCAGCATATGAAGAGAATCGCATCCTGTTTTGGGGCTTGTTACTCACCCTTGAACCCTTGGGATTGCCCAGGGAGCTGTAGGCTTCCTCTGCTCTGGAGCACGCAGCTTCCTAGCCTCGTACAAAACTCTTCCATCCATCTCTGTCCTGCTACAATGAAAGCTGAGGGAGATGAGCCATGTGTAAAGCGAAGAAGACATAGTGGGGATCAGGACATTTGTCACAGCCCTAATGAAAAACTGTGTACCTCACCTTCAGATGAAACATCCTGGTCTCCGCCTCAACCTCAGTGTAAAGAAGGAAGCACTCCAAAACCAAGAG GTGTGGTCAAGAGACACTGGGAATATTTTTGCCAGCAAAGTAAAAAGATGAAGGTCCTTGAAGAGGATAAGCTGATCAACCAGGATCGTCAAGACACACTGGAGAAGTTTGATTTCACCATAATGTCATACAACATCCTTTCCCAAGACTTGTTAGAAGACAACTCTCACCTGTATAGGCACTGCCAACGGCATGTGCTAGCCTGGAACTATCGTTTTCCCAACATTCTCGCAGACATCAAACGGCTGGATGCAGAT GTACTTTGTTTGCAAGAGGTACAGGAAGACCACTACAGAATAGAGATCAAGCCAAGTTTGGAAGCCTTAG GCTATCATTGTGAGTACAAGATGAGGACAGGAAGGAAGCCAGATGGCTGCACCATTTGCTTCAAGGCCTCCAAGTTCCATCTCCTCTCTTCGAATCCAGTGGAATTTTTTCGGCGCAACATCCCCCTCTTGGACAGAGATAACGTGGGCCTGGTGGTTCTCTTGCAGCCTCTTTTTTCCTGCAAGGCCCCCTCGGCCGCCATCTGCGTGGCCAACACACACCTGCTGTATAACCCGAGGCGGGGGGACATTAAGCTCACCCAGCTTGCCATGCTGCTGGCGGAAATTACCAGCGTGGCTATGCAGGAAGATGGGCATTTCTGCCCCCTCATCATCTGCGGGGACTTTAATTCCGTCCCTCACTCTCCCCTGTACAATTTCTTAAGGGAAGGCAAGCTGAATTACGAAGGACTGGCGATAGGGAAA GTGTCTGGCCAGGAACAGTCCCCACGGGGCAATAGGATACTCACTATCCCCATTTGGCCTCAAAGCCTCGGCATTTCTCAGGACTGTATGTATGAGGAGCAACAGAAGCagctagaaaaagagagag agaGAAAAGAGACTAAAGAAGCAAGCTTGGAAAATCCAGAAGAGGTCATGACAGTAGCAAAACG GTCTCCCACATATTTGCACCACAGTTTTCCCTTGTCTTCGGCCTACACTCATTATCTGCCAGGCAGCGGAACCCCAGAAGTCACCACTTGCCACTCCAGGAGTGCAGTCACTGTGGATTACATCTTCTATTCTGCGGCAAAGGAGAACAGAGCTGCAGAACCAG
- the ANGEL2 gene encoding protein angel homolog 2 isoform X3 codes for MLSHRVQRLGRDWVCQWNVAQRLFRDGQAFQHMKRIASCFGACYSPLNPWDCPGSCRLPLLWSTQLPSLVQNSSIHLCPATMKAEGDEPCVKRRRHSGDQDICHSPNEKLCTSPSDETSWSPPQPQCKEGSTPKPRAGVVKRHWEYFCQQSKKMKVLEEDKLINQDRQDTLEKFDFTIMSYNILSQDLLEDNSHLYRHCQRHVLAWNYRFPNILADIKRLDADVLCLQEVQEDHYRIEIKPSLEALGYHCEYKMRTGRKPDGCTICFKASKFHLLSSNPVEFFRRNIPLLDRDNVGLVVLLQPLFSCKAPSAAICVANTHLLYNPRRGDIKLTQLAMLLAEITSVAMQEDGHFCPLIICGDFNSVPHSPLYNFLREGKLNYEGLAIGKVSGQEQSPRGNRILTIPIWPQSLGISQDCMYEEQQKQLEKERERKETKEASLENPEEVMTVAKRSPTYLHHSFPLSSAYTHYLPGSGTPEVTTCHSRSAVTVDYIFYSAAKENRAAEPGAEHAFDGRLNLLGRLSLVTEKDLWAVNGLPNETISSDHLPLLAKFRLEE; via the exons ATGCTGTCCCATCGTGTACAGAGGCTTGGCAGAGATTGGGTTTGCCAATGGAATGTTGCTCAGAGACTTTTCCGGGATGGTCAAGCTTTCCAGCATATGAAGAGAATCGCATCCTGTTTTGGGGCTTGTTACTCACCCTTGAACCCTTGGGATTGCCCAGGGAGCTGTAGGCTTCCTCTGCTCTGGAGCACGCAGCTTCCTAGCCTCGTACAAAACTCTTCCATCCATCTCTGTCCTGCTACAATGAAAGCTGAGGGAGATGAGCCATGTGTAAAGCGAAGAAGACATAGTGGGGATCAGGACATTTGTCACAGCCCTAATGAAAAACTGTGTACCTCACCTTCAGATGAAACATCCTGGTCTCCGCCTCAACCTCAGTGTAAAGAAGGAAGCACTCCAAAACCAAGAG CAGGTGTGGTCAAGAGACACTGGGAATATTTTTGCCAGCAAAGTAAAAAGATGAAGGTCCTTGAAGAGGATAAGCTGATCAACCAGGATCGTCAAGACACACTGGAGAAGTTTGATTTCACCATAATGTCATACAACATCCTTTCCCAAGACTTGTTAGAAGACAACTCTCACCTGTATAGGCACTGCCAACGGCATGTGCTAGCCTGGAACTATCGTTTTCCCAACATTCTCGCAGACATCAAACGGCTGGATGCAGAT GTACTTTGTTTGCAAGAGGTACAGGAAGACCACTACAGAATAGAGATCAAGCCAAGTTTGGAAGCCTTAG GCTATCATTGTGAGTACAAGATGAGGACAGGAAGGAAGCCAGATGGCTGCACCATTTGCTTCAAGGCCTCCAAGTTCCATCTCCTCTCTTCGAATCCAGTGGAATTTTTTCGGCGCAACATCCCCCTCTTGGACAGAGATAACGTGGGCCTGGTGGTTCTCTTGCAGCCTCTTTTTTCCTGCAAGGCCCCCTCGGCCGCCATCTGCGTGGCCAACACACACCTGCTGTATAACCCGAGGCGGGGGGACATTAAGCTCACCCAGCTTGCCATGCTGCTGGCGGAAATTACCAGCGTGGCTATGCAGGAAGATGGGCATTTCTGCCCCCTCATCATCTGCGGGGACTTTAATTCCGTCCCTCACTCTCCCCTGTACAATTTCTTAAGGGAAGGCAAGCTGAATTACGAAGGACTGGCGATAGGGAAA GTGTCTGGCCAGGAACAGTCCCCACGGGGCAATAGGATACTCACTATCCCCATTTGGCCTCAAAGCCTCGGCATTTCTCAGGACTGTATGTATGAGGAGCAACAGAAGCagctagaaaaagagagag agaGAAAAGAGACTAAAGAAGCAAGCTTGGAAAATCCAGAAGAGGTCATGACAGTAGCAAAACG GTCTCCCACATATTTGCACCACAGTTTTCCCTTGTCTTCGGCCTACACTCATTATCTGCCAGGCAGCGGAACCCCAGAAGTCACCACTTGCCACTCCAGGAGTGCAGTCACTGTGGATTACATCTTCTATTCTGCGGCAAAGGAGAACAGAGCTGCAGAACCAG